Proteins encoded in a region of the Flavobacterium sp. MDT1-60 genome:
- a CDS encoding T9SS type B sorting domain-containing protein — MKKKLSPPPTSNSCYYLRFNDIVITKKSQYFVGNFAWDCDLNPSSNVESFNSLHNQNIITYDGFILKLGLCNSEKPSGESDQYFCSNQNAKINNLAPNSTSIKWYESETSTTELPKTTSLIDGKIYYASQKTGDCPESIQRLAVKVHINQSPATPTILNLNFCKIDNPKIADAIVSGQNIKWYNNSTGGDLLLSNTSLQDQTTYYISQTINGCESNRYPVLIKVKEVLPPVITSPKTFCIQQNATLNTVQVTGQSIKWYDASTAGNLLPNTFLLQNGTTYYASQTINGCESERTPVTINIESTPPPTGNANQPFCSGQNPTIANLDITGSLIKWYDALNNGSLLAETTNLQNGKTYYASQTISSCESQRLAVTVSVGNTPNAPLEINSRAYCKNENATLNSIQVSGQNLKWYSSNIAAGTLPNTTLLENNMIYYVSQTTGCESDRTPVLVRVYDTPLLTGTNSKQFCIDENATLASIGISGTNIKWYNSATNGNILPQTTLLQNGIYYATQTLNNCEGQRLAVTVKIQDTQIPIADSPQKFCIQKKASINDIDITGQNIKWFESISSTINLSESTILQNGITYYASQTINNCESDRIPITIQILEATNANCIKFIDELPYPKFFTPNNDGYNDTWTIDFAYLAPRTKIKIFDRYGKLIKELYEDDTWDGNYLKQQQPASDYWFIVTLLNGTEFRGHFSLKR; from the coding sequence GTGAAGAAAAAACTGTCACCCCCGCCAACCAGTAACAGTTGTTATTATTTAAGGTTTAATGATATTGTAATTACTAAAAAATCGCAATATTTTGTAGGTAATTTTGCTTGGGACTGTGACTTAAACCCTTCTTCGAATGTTGAATCATTTAATTCTCTTCACAACCAAAATATTATTACATATGATGGTTTTATTTTAAAACTGGGATTATGTAATTCTGAGAAACCAAGCGGTGAATCGGACCAATACTTTTGTTCCAATCAAAATGCCAAAATCAACAATCTGGCACCTAATTCAACTTCCATAAAATGGTATGAATCAGAAACATCAACAACTGAGTTGCCCAAAACAACTAGTTTAATAGATGGTAAAATTTATTACGCTTCGCAAAAGACTGGAGATTGCCCGGAAAGCATTCAAAGATTAGCAGTAAAGGTTCATATTAACCAGTCACCTGCAACACCTACAATCTTAAATCTTAATTTCTGTAAAATCGACAATCCAAAAATAGCTGATGCCATAGTATCTGGACAAAATATCAAGTGGTATAATAACAGTACCGGAGGAGATCTTTTATTATCAAATACTTCACTTCAAGACCAAACCACCTATTACATTTCGCAGACCATAAACGGATGTGAAAGCAACCGATATCCAGTTTTAATAAAGGTAAAAGAAGTTCTTCCTCCAGTTATAACTTCACCAAAAACTTTCTGTATTCAACAAAATGCAACATTGAATACCGTTCAAGTTACCGGACAAAGCATAAAATGGTATGATGCTTCAACAGCTGGAAATCTTTTGCCAAATACTTTTTTACTTCAAAACGGCACCACATATTATGCTTCGCAAACCATCAATGGTTGCGAAAGCGAAAGAACTCCTGTGACAATAAATATTGAAAGTACACCTCCTCCAACAGGAAATGCAAATCAGCCTTTTTGTTCAGGTCAAAATCCAACAATTGCAAATCTTGATATTACAGGAAGTTTAATAAAATGGTATGATGCCTTAAACAATGGTTCTTTGTTGGCAGAAACTACCAATCTCCAGAATGGAAAGACTTATTATGCTTCACAAACCATAAGCAGTTGTGAAAGTCAAAGATTAGCAGTTACTGTATCAGTTGGGAATACTCCAAATGCACCGCTCGAAATTAATAGTCGTGCTTATTGTAAAAATGAAAATGCAACACTAAATAGTATTCAGGTTTCTGGACAGAATCTAAAATGGTACAGTTCAAATATTGCAGCGGGTACTTTGCCTAATACCACTTTGCTTGAAAATAATATGATTTATTATGTTTCGCAAACTACAGGATGTGAAAGCGACAGAACACCAGTTTTGGTTCGCGTATACGATACCCCATTGCTAACAGGGACTAATTCTAAACAATTTTGTATTGATGAAAACGCAACACTTGCCTCTATTGGCATTAGTGGAACAAATATCAAGTGGTATAATTCTGCAACGAATGGAAATATTTTGCCACAAACAACTTTATTGCAAAATGGAATCTATTACGCAACACAGACATTAAACAATTGCGAAGGCCAAAGACTTGCTGTTACGGTAAAAATCCAGGATACCCAAATTCCTATTGCTGATTCGCCACAAAAATTCTGCATTCAAAAAAAGGCTTCAATAAATGACATTGATATTACAGGGCAAAATATTAAATGGTTCGAAAGTATTTCTTCGACTATTAATTTATCAGAATCAACTATCCTTCAAAACGGAATTACGTATTATGCCTCACAAACCATCAATAATTGTGAAAGTGACAGAATTCCTATAACCATTCAAATTCTTGAAGCAACGAATGCCAACTGTATCAAATTTATTGATGAACTTCCTTATCCAAAATTCTTCACGCCAAACAATGACGGTTACAATGATACCTGGACAATTGATTTTGCTTATTTGGCACCTAGAACCAAAATAAAAATATTTGATCGTTACGGAAAATTAATCAAGGAATTATATGAAGATGATACTTGGGACGGAAATTATCTGAAGCAACAACAACCTGCGTCAGATTATTGGTTTATAGTTACCCTATTAAACGGAACAGAATTTAGAGGACATTTTAGTTTGAAAAGATAA
- a CDS encoding sensor histidine kinase KdpD, whose translation MKINKLNSIILLGLIAIISILVAQLLWTKEAFTLEQKKLSQKANIALLEVARKLYDGKDHEPSCQNPVRKISNDYYIVNIENAFEPDILEFYLRSEFKKMHITTDFEYAVYNCQSDEMVYGKYISSSEKGKEKKAVSFPKHKDLVYYFAVRFPNETTYLFSSMRFWFILSIALILILLIYVYSIFTLLQQKKYSELQRDFINNMTHEFKTPLSSILIASKYLIEQNPIKEDKKLHTYTDIIINQSNKLNNHIEQILNISKADYSPLELKKETLLIVPIIEETIENIQMKYPEATIKIDSASEEYYIQTDVFHFSNLVYNLLDNAVKYCTEKPDITIRIALENQILKLDFIDNGIGISPKNISLIFDKFYRAQNEKSNEVNGFGLGLYYVKEICNLQSWKIKAENNSEKGITITLSIPYKK comes from the coding sequence TTGAAAATAAACAAACTCAATAGTATTATCCTTTTAGGATTGATCGCCATCATTAGCATACTGGTGGCACAATTGCTTTGGACCAAAGAGGCTTTTACTCTCGAACAAAAAAAATTGAGTCAAAAGGCCAATATTGCTTTGCTTGAAGTAGCCCGAAAATTATACGATGGAAAAGATCATGAGCCATCATGTCAAAATCCTGTTAGAAAAATTTCCAACGATTATTATATCGTAAACATCGAGAATGCTTTTGAACCTGATATTTTGGAATTTTATTTAAGGTCAGAATTCAAGAAAATGCATATTACAACCGATTTTGAATATGCGGTGTACAATTGCCAGAGTGACGAAATGGTGTATGGAAAGTACATTTCATCATCTGAAAAAGGAAAAGAAAAGAAAGCAGTTTCTTTCCCAAAACATAAAGATCTGGTTTATTATTTTGCAGTTCGTTTTCCTAATGAAACGACTTACTTATTTAGTTCTATGCGTTTTTGGTTTATCCTTTCGATTGCACTGATTCTGATTTTACTAATTTATGTCTATTCGATTTTTACGCTTTTACAGCAAAAAAAATATTCTGAGTTACAAAGGGATTTTATCAATAATATGACGCATGAATTCAAAACGCCTTTATCATCTATTTTAATTGCATCGAAATATTTGATTGAACAAAACCCAATTAAGGAAGATAAAAAACTGCATACTTATACAGATATTATCATCAATCAAAGCAATAAACTCAACAATCATATTGAACAGATTCTAAATATTTCGAAAGCAGATTATTCGCCTTTGGAACTAAAAAAAGAAACGCTGTTAATTGTTCCTATTATTGAGGAAACGATTGAAAATATTCAGATGAAATATCCTGAAGCTACAATTAAAATAGATAGTGCTTCAGAAGAATATTATATTCAAACAGATGTTTTTCACTTCAGTAATTTAGTTTATAATCTTCTTGACAATGCCGTAAAATATTGCACTGAAAAACCTGATATTACAATTCGAATTGCCTTAGAAAATCAAATTTTAAAACTCGATTTTATCGATAACGGAATTGGAATTTCTCCTAAAAACATTTCGCTTATCTTTGATAAGTTTTATCGCGCTCAAAACGAAAAAAGCAATGAAGTAAATGGTTTTGGACTTGGATTATATTACGTCAAAGAAATTTGCAATCTTCAGAGCTGGAAAATAAAAGCCGAGAACAACTCCGAAAAAGGCATCACTATAACTTTGTCAATTCCCTATAAAAAATGA
- a CDS encoding SBBP repeat-containing protein, which produces MKYKLLFIFLFFSLFFFNSSNAQDFQWARQFGNTESDSSTKIEVDSEENSYVIGFTSSLVFDLDPTSNGEKLVDNTAFNHFNFGEVYLSKLDKDGNFLWGKTFGLYKSDEDKAVDIKIGTDNTIYVLLVLNEMTKDGVVEPTVTIVKFSPDGNEISRIKLKNSDNWAAGRLYASSFDLDNQNNIYISGIFRGNVRLHPSNPEFDLNSSNFSQYLLKITSNGDLQWRKTYSHVGFLKALVAKDQNIQLVYNNEAPNCEIYDLKSTDGSIIWKKELANQGAENFSSDLEGNIIISGIASYYVNDIDVDPSSNVVPVTSRKYFLWLDKDGNYKDVKEYDGNIFINSIKNDLDNNVFFTGSFLGNIDADPSSNSYILKTQNDYYNEGILIKFDLNRNFESAFKLGEEKTVTPANQ; this is translated from the coding sequence ATGAAATACAAATTACTTTTTATTTTTCTATTTTTTTCTTTATTCTTTTTTAATAGTTCCAATGCGCAAGATTTTCAATGGGCTAGACAATTTGGAAATACAGAAAGTGACTCATCAACAAAAATAGAAGTCGATAGTGAGGAAAATAGTTATGTAATAGGATTTACCTCTTCTTTAGTTTTTGATTTAGATCCAACGTCAAACGGAGAAAAGCTAGTTGATAACACCGCTTTTAATCATTTTAATTTCGGAGAAGTTTACTTATCAAAATTAGATAAGGATGGAAATTTTCTGTGGGGAAAAACATTTGGTCTTTATAAATCAGATGAAGATAAAGCAGTTGATATTAAAATTGGAACAGATAATACTATATACGTTCTTTTAGTATTGAACGAAATGACTAAAGACGGTGTTGTAGAACCTACTGTTACTATTGTAAAGTTTTCTCCTGATGGAAATGAAATATCTAGAATAAAACTTAAAAATTCAGACAACTGGGCTGCTGGCAGGTTATATGCGTCTTCATTTGACCTCGACAATCAAAACAATATCTATATTTCAGGAATATTTAGAGGAAATGTAAGGTTGCATCCTTCTAATCCAGAATTCGATTTAAATAGTTCAAATTTTAGTCAATATCTTTTAAAGATCACTTCTAATGGGGATTTACAATGGAGAAAAACGTACTCGCATGTTGGTTTTTTAAAAGCCTTAGTTGCAAAGGATCAAAATATTCAACTTGTTTACAATAATGAAGCTCCCAATTGTGAAATTTACGATCTAAAAAGTACTGATGGCTCAATTATATGGAAAAAAGAACTGGCAAATCAAGGTGCCGAAAACTTTTCTAGTGATTTAGAAGGAAATATTATTATTAGTGGTATTGCAAGTTACTATGTTAATGATATTGATGTTGATCCTTCTTCGAATGTAGTTCCTGTTACTTCTCGTAAATATTTTTTATGGTTAGACAAAGACGGTAACTATAAAGATGTCAAAGAATATGATGGAAATATTTTTATAAACAGCATTAAAAATGATCTTGACAATAATGTTTTTTTTACAGGATCCTTTCTTGGCAATATAGATGCAGATCCTTCCTCAAACAGTTACATATTGAAAACTCAAAATGATTATTACAATGAAGGCATCTTAATCAAATTTGATTTAAATAGAAATTTTGAAAGTGCCTTTAAATTAGGTGAAGAAAAAACTGTCACCCCCGCCAACCAGTAA
- a CDS encoding DUF1573 domain-containing protein, with amino-acid sequence MKIIKISMLALALGLMSFSAIVPVKVIASKIETTASTITWKAETIDVGQIPQGTPKAIVYEFKNTGKTAVVITNVQGSCGCTATDYTKEPILPGKTAKVTATYNAANKGAFTKTVTVTTSAETTPKILTLKGTVI; translated from the coding sequence ATGAAAATTATCAAAATCTCTATGTTAGCTTTGGCTTTGGGCCTAATGTCTTTCTCAGCAATTGTGCCGGTAAAAGTAATTGCTTCTAAAATTGAAACAACAGCTTCAACAATAACATGGAAAGCCGAAACAATTGATGTAGGACAAATTCCACAAGGAACGCCAAAAGCAATTGTATATGAATTTAAAAACACAGGAAAAACAGCAGTTGTAATTACAAATGTGCAAGGATCTTGCGGTTGTACAGCGACAGATTATACTAAAGAGCCAATTTTGCCGGGAAAAACTGCTAAAGTAACTGCAACATATAATGCGGCGAACAAAGGTGCTTTTACAAAAACGGTAACAGTTACAACAAGTGCCGAAACGACTCCAAAAATTCTTACCCTCAAAGGAACGGTAATCTAA
- a CDS encoding response regulator transcription factor — MKQFRILYTEDDETLAFLTKDNLEQNNYEVIHCPDGKLGLETFKKEKFDICIFDIMMPKMDGFELATEIRKANTDIPIIFLSAKTLKEDRIKGLRLGADDYLVKPFSIEELLLKIEIFLKRSQKSIPTEKSVYEIGKYQFDTNNFILFNESEKITLTQREAELLRLFLDNKNSVLKREQILTSLWGTDDYFMGRSLDVFISRLRKILANESGISIENLHGIGFRFSIV, encoded by the coding sequence ATGAAACAATTCAGAATACTTTATACCGAAGATGATGAAACCTTAGCGTTTTTAACCAAAGACAATTTGGAACAAAATAACTATGAAGTTATTCATTGCCCGGATGGAAAACTGGGTTTGGAAACCTTTAAAAAAGAAAAGTTTGACATTTGCATATTCGACATTATGATGCCTAAAATGGACGGTTTTGAATTGGCAACAGAAATCAGAAAAGCCAATACGGATATTCCGATTATTTTCCTTTCGGCCAAAACTTTAAAAGAAGACCGTATTAAAGGATTGCGTTTGGGAGCCGATGATTATCTGGTGAAACCTTTTAGTATTGAAGAATTACTTTTGAAAATTGAGATTTTTTTGAAGCGTTCACAGAAAAGTATTCCGACTGAAAAATCAGTTTATGAAATTGGAAAGTATCAGTTTGACACCAACAATTTTATCCTTTTTAATGAAAGCGAAAAAATCACGCTCACACAGCGCGAAGCGGAATTGCTTAGATTATTTTTGGATAATAAAAACTCGGTTTTAAAAAGAGAGCAAATTTTGACCTCCCTTTGGGGAACCGATGATTATTTTATGGGAAGAAGTCTGGACGTTTTTATTTCGCGTTTGCGTAAAATTTTAGCAAATGAGAGCGGAATTTCGATAGAAAATCTCCATGGAATTGGGTTTAGATTTTCAATTGTATAG
- a CDS encoding GIY-YIG nuclease family protein produces the protein MLFQEGYHTYYIYILTNKPRSVFYTGVTNNLKKRLNQHQEHIFLKNKTFASKYNVQFLLYYEKFTWIHEAIAREKEIKGWRREKKIELIKSMNPDFEFLNYLFE, from the coding sequence ATGCTATTTCAAGAAGGCTATCACACCTATTATATCTACATCTTAACCAATAAGCCTAGAAGTGTTTTCTATACAGGAGTTACTAATAATTTAAAAAAGAGATTAAATCAGCATCAAGAACACATTTTCCTGAAGAATAAGACATTTGCCTCAAAGTATAATGTTCAATTCTTATTATACTATGAAAAATTTACCTGGATTCATGAGGCAATTGCTCGAGAGAAGGAAATTAAAGGTTGGAGAAGAGAGAAAAAGATAGAACTGATAAAATCGATGAATCCTGACTTTGAATTTTTGAATTACTTGTTTGAATAG
- a CDS encoding MBL fold metallo-hydrolase: protein MKLHHLRNATLVIETEQHVILVDPMLGKRKTIPPFTIFRYNPHRNPMVSLPKNSREILSKVTHCLITHLHPDHIDKAGEVFLRRKSIPVICNVQIEKELIKRGLNITQTLNYWKPQPFLDGKITGIPAIHGYGFIAKLMGNVTGFFIELANEKSIYVSSDTVFTEHVQKVLVEFKPDIATVACGTARLDIGQPLLMRMNDILKFTALAPGKVFANHLEALNHCPTTREQLKNALSENGLLSKTAVPADGTFVEY, encoded by the coding sequence ATGAAATTACATCATTTACGTAACGCTACTTTAGTTATTGAAACGGAGCAACATGTGATTTTAGTTGACCCGATGTTAGGAAAAAGAAAAACAATTCCACCCTTTACCATCTTTCGATATAATCCTCATAGAAATCCAATGGTTTCTTTGCCTAAAAACAGTCGGGAAATTTTAAGCAAAGTGACACATTGCCTCATTACACATTTACATCCGGACCATATCGACAAAGCTGGCGAAGTTTTTTTGAGACGCAAAAGCATTCCCGTAATCTGCAATGTCCAAATTGAAAAAGAATTAATCAAAAGAGGTTTAAATATCACTCAAACTTTAAATTATTGGAAACCTCAACCCTTTCTGGATGGGAAGATTACAGGAATTCCAGCCATTCACGGTTACGGATTTATCGCTAAATTGATGGGAAATGTAACGGGCTTTTTTATTGAATTAGCCAATGAAAAATCTATTTATGTAAGTTCAGATACCGTTTTCACAGAACACGTACAAAAAGTTTTGGTTGAATTTAAACCCGACATTGCAACTGTAGCTTGCGGAACTGCTAGATTAGATATTGGCCAACCCTTATTAATGCGAATGAATGATATTTTGAAGTTTACGGCACTGGCTCCGGGAAAAGTTTTCGCGAATCATTTAGAAGCTTTAAATCATTGCCCAACGACTAGAGAGCAATTGAAAAATGCTTTATCAGAAAATGGTCTTTTGTCTAAAACGGCTGTTCCTGCTGATGGGACTTTTGTGGAGTATTGA
- a CDS encoding radical SAM protein, which translates to MKTKLFIITPPFTQLNTPYPATAYIKGFLNTKNVESVQADLGIDVILELFSKKGLIDLFQVSSSKFQVLGFEISDNSKRIFALQDEYIKTIDAVIQFLQGKNPTLALQICQEDFLPEASRFAQLEELDWAFGTMGTQDKAKHLATLYLEDISDFIVECVDENFGFSRYAERLGRSANSFDELYEALQQKPTYIDSILISLLAAKIEGAKPTLFLISVPFPGNLYSAFRCAQWVKQNHPEIKISMGGGFPNTELRSLSDKRVFEFFDFITLDDGEVPIEELINAVTSSEVEKHYKRTFLLESGEVVYKNNSLKHDYKQAQVGTPDYSDLPLDKYISVIEIVNPMHRMWSDGRWNKLTMAHGCYWGKCTFCDISLDYIKVYEPVAANLLCDRMEEMMLQTGQNGFHFVDEAAPPALMRALALEILRRKLAVTWWTNIRFEKSFSKDLCLLLKASGCIAVSGGLEVASDRLLKLIDKGVTVEQVAKVTRNFTEAGIMVHAYLMYGYPTQTIQETIDSLEMVRQLFEAGILQSGFWHQFAMTAHSPVGLYPEKFGVIKATEIIGTFANNDIDYTDSTGINHDKFSFGLKKSLFNFMHGICFDYELQDWFDFKIPKTKIDPDFIFNALEEGNDFNTKPNAKVVWLGGKPSVEHFTKSKKGNSWEMMSFTFHDKKESFTIQTNKNEGEWLVEILSKISISNTKNYTFQEVKADFETQLEDFELFWYSKPVNTLREFGLLVL; encoded by the coding sequence TTGAAAACTAAACTCTTCATTATAACGCCTCCTTTTACACAGCTGAATACGCCTTATCCGGCAACAGCTTATATAAAAGGATTTCTAAACACTAAAAATGTCGAATCGGTTCAGGCGGATTTAGGTATTGATGTTATTTTGGAATTGTTTTCGAAGAAAGGATTAATTGATTTGTTTCAAGTTTCAAGCTCAAAGTTTCAAGTTTTGGGTTTCGAAATTTCCGATAATTCAAAACGTATTTTTGCTTTACAGGACGAATACATCAAAACTATTGATGCTGTAATTCAGTTTTTACAAGGGAAAAATCCAACTTTGGCCTTGCAGATTTGTCAGGAAGATTTCCTGCCGGAGGCTTCTCGTTTTGCTCAGTTAGAAGAACTTGATTGGGCTTTTGGAACCATGGGAACTCAGGATAAAGCCAAGCATTTGGCAACTTTATATCTTGAAGATATTTCGGATTTTATAGTAGAATGTGTTGATGAAAATTTTGGCTTTAGCCGATATGCAGAGCGTTTGGGACGAAGTGCCAATTCTTTTGATGAATTGTATGAAGCTTTACAACAAAAGCCAACTTATATTGATTCGATTTTAATTTCACTTTTGGCAGCTAAAATTGAAGGTGCAAAACCAACTTTGTTTTTAATTTCTGTTCCCTTTCCTGGGAATTTATACAGTGCATTCCGATGTGCTCAATGGGTAAAACAAAATCATCCTGAAATTAAGATTTCAATGGGCGGAGGTTTCCCTAATACCGAATTGCGTTCGCTTTCTGATAAACGTGTTTTTGAATTCTTCGATTTTATTACTTTGGATGATGGTGAAGTTCCGATAGAAGAACTTATAAATGCTGTCACTTCGAGCGAAGTCGAGAAGCATTATAAAAGAACATTCTTACTTGAAAGTGGAGAAGTGGTCTATAAAAATAATTCTCTAAAACACGACTACAAACAAGCTCAGGTGGGAACTCCCGATTATTCTGATTTACCTTTGGATAAATACATTTCGGTTATCGAAATTGTGAATCCGATGCACAGAATGTGGAGCGACGGCCGTTGGAATAAATTGACAATGGCGCACGGCTGTTATTGGGGAAAGTGTACTTTCTGCGATATTTCATTAGATTATATAAAGGTTTATGAACCTGTAGCCGCCAATTTGCTATGCGACAGAATGGAAGAAATGATGCTGCAAACGGGGCAGAATGGTTTTCATTTTGTGGATGAAGCGGCACCGCCAGCGTTGATGCGTGCATTAGCATTAGAAATTTTACGCCGAAAATTAGCGGTAACCTGGTGGACGAACATTCGATTTGAAAAAAGCTTTTCTAAAGATTTATGTTTGCTTTTAAAAGCTTCCGGATGTATTGCCGTTTCAGGAGGTTTAGAAGTGGCTTCAGATCGATTATTGAAACTTATAGACAAAGGCGTTACCGTTGAACAAGTAGCAAAAGTAACCCGCAATTTTACCGAAGCCGGAATTATGGTCCATGCGTATTTAATGTACGGATACCCAACACAGACCATTCAGGAAACGATTGACAGTCTCGAAATGGTACGTCAATTGTTTGAGGCCGGAATTCTGCAGTCTGGTTTTTGGCATCAATTTGCGATGACGGCACATAGTCCGGTTGGTTTGTATCCGGAGAAATTTGGTGTGATAAAAGCAACAGAAATCATCGGAACTTTTGCAAACAACGATATCGATTATACAGATTCTACCGGAATCAATCACGATAAATTCAGCTTTGGACTAAAGAAATCACTTTTTAATTTCATGCACGGAATTTGTTTCGATTACGAATTGCAAGATTGGTTTGATTTTAAAATTCCGAAAACTAAAATAGATCCTGATTTTATTTTTAATGCACTGGAAGAAGGAAATGATTTCAATACAAAACCAAATGCAAAAGTGGTTTGGCTTGGCGGAAAACCTTCTGTAGAACATTTCACAAAATCAAAAAAAGGAAATTCCTGGGAAATGATGAGTTTTACTTTTCACGATAAAAAGGAAAGTTTCACTATTCAGACCAATAAAAATGAAGGAGAGTGGTTAGTCGAAATTTTGAGTAAAATCTCGATTTCAAATACTAAGAATTATACTTTTCAGGAAGTAAAAGCAGATTTCGAAACGCAATTGGAGGATTTTGAATTGTTTTGGTATTCTAAGCCGGTTAATACTTTGAGAGAGTTTGGGTTGTTGGTTTTGTAG
- a CDS encoding MFS transporter: protein MKNNPNQENSLRHVLFGSLIGTTIEFFDFYIYANAAVLVFPQLFFPGASSTNSTLESLATFSIAFLARPLGSAVFGHYGDKIGRKVTLVVALLTMGLSTIAIGFLPGYASIGIAAPILLMLCRFGQGVGLGGEWGGAVLLAIENAPPHKRAWYGMFPQLGAPIGLLLSGGTFLILTDTMTSEDFMDYGWRIPFIASSLLVIVGFYIRLKISETPAFENSKMEQKEVKVPFFTLLKSYRNQLIFGTLSAVTTFLVFYLMTVFTLSWATSDLGFTKRDALLIQLLSVLFFAFFIPISALVADKIGRRKILIITTAAIAVFGFFFSYFLNSGNPVMVTAFVCMGMSLMGFTYGPLGTFLSELFPTTVRYSGASLTFNLAGILGAAFAPMIAIWLASTYGLNYVGFYLTAAALISLVSFLVISKKVHQF from the coding sequence ATGAAAAATAACCCAAATCAGGAGAACTCTCTTCGACATGTTCTTTTTGGTTCTTTAATTGGAACCACAATTGAATTTTTTGATTTTTATATTTATGCCAATGCTGCCGTATTGGTTTTTCCGCAATTATTTTTTCCGGGAGCTAGCAGTACAAATTCCACATTAGAATCTTTGGCTACATTTTCAATAGCATTTCTTGCCAGACCTTTGGGTTCAGCTGTCTTTGGGCATTATGGAGATAAAATAGGGCGAAAAGTTACTTTAGTAGTAGCCTTATTAACGATGGGATTATCGACAATTGCAATTGGTTTTTTGCCGGGTTACGCCAGTATCGGAATCGCGGCACCAATCTTATTGATGTTATGCCGATTTGGACAGGGAGTTGGTTTAGGAGGTGAATGGGGTGGAGCTGTTTTATTGGCTATTGAAAATGCACCACCACACAAACGAGCTTGGTACGGAATGTTTCCGCAATTGGGAGCACCCATTGGATTGTTGCTTTCAGGTGGTACTTTTTTGATTTTGACCGATACCATGACCAGTGAAGATTTCATGGATTATGGCTGGAGAATTCCCTTTATAGCAAGTTCGCTTTTAGTAATTGTTGGATTTTATATCCGTTTGAAAATTAGTGAAACTCCAGCTTTTGAAAATTCAAAAATGGAGCAGAAAGAAGTTAAAGTACCCTTTTTTACTTTGCTTAAATCCTATAGAAATCAATTAATTTTTGGAACTTTATCTGCAGTTACAACCTTTTTGGTTTTTTATTTGATGACCGTTTTTACATTGAGTTGGGCCACTTCTGACTTAGGTTTTACAAAAAGAGATGCATTGTTAATTCAGTTGCTTTCCGTATTGTTTTTCGCTTTTTTTATTCCAATTTCAGCTTTAGTTGCGGATAAAATTGGCCGTCGAAAAATATTGATTATTACTACAGCTGCTATTGCTGTTTTTGGATTTTTCTTTTCGTACTTCCTTAATTCAGGAAATCCAGTTATGGTAACTGCGTTTGTTTGTATGGGAATGTCTTTGATGGGATTTACTTACGGACCATTGGGAACTTTTCTATCAGAATTATTTCCTACCACAGTTCGTTATTCCGGTGCTTCTTTGACATTTAATTTGGCAGGAATTTTAGGTGCAGCATTTGCACCTATGATTGCTATATGGCTGGCGAGTACTTACGGTTTGAATTATGTAGGTTTTTATCTGACAGCTGCCGCTTTAATTTCTTTGGTTTCATTTTTAGTCATATCTAAGAAAGTACATCAGTTTTAA